One window of Triticum dicoccoides isolate Atlit2015 ecotype Zavitan chromosome 5A, WEW_v2.0, whole genome shotgun sequence genomic DNA carries:
- the LOC119302963 gene encoding protein DETOXIFICATION 16-like isoform X1 produces the protein MAAAFLGRGQLRPRGRLSRCCEPEREISSMLPAMEEPLVGGNSSTEETGGAKESLVVTEVKKQLYLAGPLVVGCLLQSVVQMISVMFVGHLGELALSSASIATSFAGVTGFSLLSGMASSLDTLCGQAFGARQYHLLGIYKQRAILVLTLVSVVVAVLWAYTGQILLLFGQDPEIAMGAGSYIRWMIPALFAYGLLQCHVRFLQTQNIVLPVMASAGVTALSHVLVCWLLVYKLGLGNKGAALANGISYLANVSILAIYIRVSPSCRSTWTGLSKEAFHDILSFMKLAVPSALMVCLEWWSFELLVLLSGLLPNPKLEASVLSICLNTSSLAFMIPFGLGAAISTRVSNELGAGRPEAARLATRVTMVLGLVTGVSLGLIMISVRNLWGYAYSNEKEVAEYIARMMPLLSVSIIFDDLQCVLSGIVRGCGLQRVGACVNLSAYYLVGIPAALCFAFVYHLGGMGLWFGIICGIVVQMLLLLGITMRTNWDKEWKAG, from the exons ATGGCCGCCGCCTTCCTCGGCCGGGGACAACTTCGTCCCCGGGGCCGCCTGAGCCGCTGCTGCG AGCCAGAGCGTGAGATTTCAAGTATGTTGCCAGCCATGGAGGAGCCCCTTGTTGGGGGCAACAGCAGCACTGAGGAGACAGGAGGGGCAAAAGAGAGCTTGGTGGTGACCGAGGTTAAGAAGCAGCTGTACCTCGCCGGGCCCCTCGTCGTCGGATGCCTGTTGCAGAGCGTCGTGCAGATGATATCGGTCATGTTTGTCGGCCATCTCGGTGAGCTCGCTCTCTCGAGTGCCTCCATCGCCACCTCCTTTGCCGGTGTCACCGGCTTCAGCTTGTTG TCTGGCATGGCGAGCAGCTTGGACACACTGTGTGGGCAAGCCTTCGGGGCAAGACAGTACCATCTGCTTGGCATCTACAAGCAGAGGGCAATCCTTGTGCTCACTCTGGTGAGCGTTGTGGTTGCCGTGCTCTGGGCGTACACCGGGCAGATCCTCCTGCTCTTCGGCCAGGACCCAGAGATTGCCATGGGGGCAGGGAGCTACATCCGGTGGATGATTCCAGCACTGTTCGCTTACGGACTGCTGCAGTGCCATGTTCGGTTCCTCCAGACGCAGAATATCGTCCTCCCGGTGATGGCGAGCGCAGGCGTCACGGCGCTGAGCCACGTGCTTGTGTGCTGGTTGCTGGTGTACAAGCTTGGGCTGGGCAACAAGGGCGCTGCCCTGGCCAATGGCATCTCATACCTGGCCAATGTGTCAATCTTGGCTATCTACATCAGGGTCTCTCCATCCTGCAGGAGCACCTGGACAGGCCTCTCAAAGGAGGCGTTTCACGACATCCTTAGCTTCATGAAGCTAGCCGTGCCATCTGCGCTGATGGTTTG CCTAGAGTGGTGGTCGTTTGAGCTGCTGGTACTTCTCTCCGGACTTCTCCCTAATCCCAAGCTGGAGGCATCGGTGTTGTCCATTTG CTTGAACACATCTTCATTAGCATTCATGATCCCCTTCGGTCTTGGGGCAGCCATAAG CACCCGTGTTTCAAACGAGCTTGGTGCTGGGCGACCTGAAGCTGCCCGTCTGGCTACTCGTGTGACCATGGTTCTGGGTCTCGTGACAGGTGTGTCATTAGGACTTATTATGATCTCGGTGCGCAATCTATGGGGGTATGCGTACAGCAACGAGAAGGAGGTGGCAGAGTACATTGCGAGAATGATGCCGCTTCTCTCTGTGTCGATCATTTTTGACGATCTGCAATGCGTTCTTTCAG GTATTGTCAGGGGCTGTGGCTTGCAAAGGGTTGGTGCTTGTGTCAATCTCAGTGCATACTACCTTGTCGGCATTCCAGCGGCGCTATGCTTTGCCTTTGTCTACCATCTTGGCGGCATG GGGCTGTGGTTCGGAATAATCTGCGGGATAGTGGtacagatgctgctgctgctgggcaTTACCATGCGCACCAACTGGGATAAAGAG TGGAAAGCGGGATAA
- the LOC119302963 gene encoding protein DETOXIFICATION 16-like isoform X2 yields MLPAMEEPLVGGNSSTEETGGAKESLVVTEVKKQLYLAGPLVVGCLLQSVVQMISVMFVGHLGELALSSASIATSFAGVTGFSLLSGMASSLDTLCGQAFGARQYHLLGIYKQRAILVLTLVSVVVAVLWAYTGQILLLFGQDPEIAMGAGSYIRWMIPALFAYGLLQCHVRFLQTQNIVLPVMASAGVTALSHVLVCWLLVYKLGLGNKGAALANGISYLANVSILAIYIRVSPSCRSTWTGLSKEAFHDILSFMKLAVPSALMVCLEWWSFELLVLLSGLLPNPKLEASVLSICLNTSSLAFMIPFGLGAAISTRVSNELGAGRPEAARLATRVTMVLGLVTGVSLGLIMISVRNLWGYAYSNEKEVAEYIARMMPLLSVSIIFDDLQCVLSGIVRGCGLQRVGACVNLSAYYLVGIPAALCFAFVYHLGGMGLWFGIICGIVVQMLLLLGITMRTNWDKEALKATDRVFSSSLPLDMTT; encoded by the exons ATGTTGCCAGCCATGGAGGAGCCCCTTGTTGGGGGCAACAGCAGCACTGAGGAGACAGGAGGGGCAAAAGAGAGCTTGGTGGTGACCGAGGTTAAGAAGCAGCTGTACCTCGCCGGGCCCCTCGTCGTCGGATGCCTGTTGCAGAGCGTCGTGCAGATGATATCGGTCATGTTTGTCGGCCATCTCGGTGAGCTCGCTCTCTCGAGTGCCTCCATCGCCACCTCCTTTGCCGGTGTCACCGGCTTCAGCTTGTTG TCTGGCATGGCGAGCAGCTTGGACACACTGTGTGGGCAAGCCTTCGGGGCAAGACAGTACCATCTGCTTGGCATCTACAAGCAGAGGGCAATCCTTGTGCTCACTCTGGTGAGCGTTGTGGTTGCCGTGCTCTGGGCGTACACCGGGCAGATCCTCCTGCTCTTCGGCCAGGACCCAGAGATTGCCATGGGGGCAGGGAGCTACATCCGGTGGATGATTCCAGCACTGTTCGCTTACGGACTGCTGCAGTGCCATGTTCGGTTCCTCCAGACGCAGAATATCGTCCTCCCGGTGATGGCGAGCGCAGGCGTCACGGCGCTGAGCCACGTGCTTGTGTGCTGGTTGCTGGTGTACAAGCTTGGGCTGGGCAACAAGGGCGCTGCCCTGGCCAATGGCATCTCATACCTGGCCAATGTGTCAATCTTGGCTATCTACATCAGGGTCTCTCCATCCTGCAGGAGCACCTGGACAGGCCTCTCAAAGGAGGCGTTTCACGACATCCTTAGCTTCATGAAGCTAGCCGTGCCATCTGCGCTGATGGTTTG CCTAGAGTGGTGGTCGTTTGAGCTGCTGGTACTTCTCTCCGGACTTCTCCCTAATCCCAAGCTGGAGGCATCGGTGTTGTCCATTTG CTTGAACACATCTTCATTAGCATTCATGATCCCCTTCGGTCTTGGGGCAGCCATAAG CACCCGTGTTTCAAACGAGCTTGGTGCTGGGCGACCTGAAGCTGCCCGTCTGGCTACTCGTGTGACCATGGTTCTGGGTCTCGTGACAGGTGTGTCATTAGGACTTATTATGATCTCGGTGCGCAATCTATGGGGGTATGCGTACAGCAACGAGAAGGAGGTGGCAGAGTACATTGCGAGAATGATGCCGCTTCTCTCTGTGTCGATCATTTTTGACGATCTGCAATGCGTTCTTTCAG GTATTGTCAGGGGCTGTGGCTTGCAAAGGGTTGGTGCTTGTGTCAATCTCAGTGCATACTACCTTGTCGGCATTCCAGCGGCGCTATGCTTTGCCTTTGTCTACCATCTTGGCGGCATG GGGCTGTGGTTCGGAATAATCTGCGGGATAGTGGtacagatgctgctgctgctgggcaTTACCATGCGCACCAACTGGGATAAAGAG GCTCTCAAGGCAACGGACAGAGTTTTCAGTTCGTCTCTGCCTCTAGACATGACGACATGA